From uncultured Methanobrevibacter sp., the proteins below share one genomic window:
- a CDS encoding 4Fe-4S binding protein, giving the protein MPLQILVDEEKCIGCGECAEICPKSAKIWKVGRVARILDLRYCHVCTICAMKCPTDCIKIIRPGEEP; this is encoded by the coding sequence ATGCCGTTGCAAATTTTGGTCGATGAGGAAAAATGTATTGGTTGTGGAGAGTGTGCGGAGATTTGTCCAAAGTCTGCTAAAATTTGGAAAGTTGGAAGAGTTGCACGTATATTGGATTTAAGATATTGTCATGTTTGTACAATATGTGCAATGAAATGTCCGACAGACTGTATTAAAATTATACGTCCGGGTGAAGAACCCTAA
- the hisB gene encoding imidazoleglycerol-phosphate dehydratase HisB, with protein sequence MARISNKSRKTSETDITIKMDLDGTGKYNISTGVNFFNHMLESFSKHSMIDLDVVAEGDIEIDDHHTIEDVGILLGEVFLEAIGDKKGIKRMAHAIVPMDESVSTVAIDISGRSYCNMDLKFKNEKIGDMTSDIVIHFFESFASSAKLNIYGTVEGANDHHKAEAVFKAFAKALKEAIKIEHDQIPSTKGIL encoded by the coding sequence ATGGCAAGAATTTCAAACAAGTCAAGAAAAACATCAGAGACTGACATAACCATAAAGATGGATTTGGATGGAACAGGAAAATACAACATTTCCACAGGTGTTAACTTCTTCAACCACATGCTCGAATCATTTTCCAAACATTCCATGATCGATTTGGATGTGGTGGCTGAAGGGGATATAGAAATCGATGACCATCACACCATAGAGGATGTTGGAATACTTCTGGGTGAGGTGTTTCTTGAGGCCATAGGAGATAAGAAGGGCATCAAGAGGATGGCACATGCAATAGTTCCGATGGATGAATCAGTCTCCACTGTGGCAATCGACATAAGTGGCCGCAGCTACTGCAATATGGATTTAAAGTTCAAGAACGAGAAAATAGGAGACATGACATCTGATATTGTAATTCATTTCTTCGAGTCATTTGCATCTTCAGCAAAATTGAACATTTATGGTACAGTCGAAGGGGCAAACGATCATCACAAGGCAGAAGCTGTTTTTAAAGCATTTGCAAAGGCCTTGAAAGAAGCTATTAAAATAGAACATGATCAGATTCCTTCTACAAAAGGCATATTATAG
- a CDS encoding F420-dependent methylenetetrahydromethanopterin dehydrogenase, whose protein sequence is MVVKIAIIKSGNIGTSPVIDLLLDERADRPNIDVRTFGSGAKMNPEQVEDVVPKIDAFEPDFAIFISPNPGAPGPAKARELLSEKDVPAIIIGDAPGKGKKDEMDEQGLGYIIVMSDPMIGAKREWLDPTEMAIFNSDILKVLAETGALRLVQKTIDDVIAQAEAGEIELPKLIITAEKAAEAGGFANPYAKAKAIAAYEMAGSVANLDMKGCFMTKGYENFIPLVAAAHEIAACAAKLAQEARDIEKANDTVLRTPHMKEGNPGCKTDLISKPE, encoded by the coding sequence ATGGTAGTTAAAATTGCTATTATTAAAAGTGGTAATATTGGTACTTCACCAGTAATTGACCTATTGTTAGACGAAAGAGCAGACAGACCAAATATTGATGTCAGAACCTTTGGATCTGGAGCAAAAATGAACCCAGAACAAGTAGAAGACGTTGTACCTAAAATAGACGCTTTCGAACCTGACTTCGCAATCTTCATTAGCCCAAACCCAGGAGCACCTGGTCCAGCTAAAGCAAGAGAATTATTATCTGAAAAAGATGTACCTGCTATTATCATCGGTGACGCACCTGGTAAAGGTAAAAAAGACGAAATGGATGAACAAGGATTAGGTTACATCATCGTTATGTCCGACCCAATGATTGGTGCAAAAAGAGAATGGTTAGACCCAACTGAAATGGCTATTTTCAACTCCGACATCTTAAAAGTACTCGCAGAAACCGGTGCATTAAGATTAGTCCAAAAAACCATTGACGACGTAATCGCACAAGCAGAAGCAGGTGAAATCGAATTACCTAAACTCATTATTACTGCTGAAAAAGCTGCAGAAGCTGGTGGATTCGCAAACCCATACGCAAAAGCAAAAGCTATTGCTGCATACGAAATGGCTGGATCTGTTGCTAACTTAGACATGAAAGGATGTTTCATGACCAAAGGTTACGAAAACTTCATTCCTTTAGTAGCTGCTGCTCACGAAATTGCTGCATGCGCTGCTAAATTAGCTCAAGAAGCTAGAGACATTGAAAAAGCAAATGATACTGTTTTAAGAACCCCTCACATGAAAGAAGGAAACCCAGGTTGTAAAACAGACTTAATCTCAAAACCAGAATAA
- a CDS encoding branched-chain amino acid transaminase, which translates to MAWDDKATKVWFDGEFVEWKDANISVLSHVVHYGTSVFEGIRAYSNEKGIAVYRLEEHVQRLFDSAKIYKMDIPYTQEEIAEAILETVRVNDLDGCYIRPIVFRGYGELGVNPLGCPVNVAIAAWEWGSYLGEEGMENGVDIGVSSWRKPAPDTFPTLAKCGANYMNSQLAKLEALDNGFDEAIMLDYEGHVSEGSGENIFLVEGDKLYTPTMASSNLKGITRDSIMTIARDLGYEVIEETISRERLYIADEVFFTGTAAEVTPIRSIDHRTIGIGKRGPVSEKIQKAFFDIVEAKTEDKYDWLSYI; encoded by the coding sequence ATGGCTTGGGATGACAAAGCAACAAAAGTTTGGTTTGACGGAGAATTCGTAGAATGGAAAGACGCAAATATATCAGTACTTTCACATGTAGTTCACTATGGAACAAGTGTCTTTGAAGGTATTCGTGCATACTCTAATGAAAAAGGTATAGCAGTATACAGATTAGAGGAACACGTACAACGTTTATTTGACTCAGCAAAAATTTACAAAATGGACATTCCATACACTCAGGAAGAAATCGCAGAAGCAATTCTCGAAACTGTTAGAGTAAATGACTTAGACGGCTGTTACATCCGCCCAATCGTATTCAGAGGATACGGAGAACTTGGAGTTAATCCTTTAGGATGCCCTGTCAACGTTGCAATCGCAGCATGGGAATGGGGATCATACCTTGGTGAGGAAGGAATGGAAAACGGTGTGGACATTGGAGTGTCCTCCTGGAGAAAACCTGCACCTGACACTTTCCCGACACTTGCAAAATGTGGAGCAAACTACATGAACTCACAGCTTGCAAAGCTCGAAGCGCTCGACAACGGATTTGACGAGGCTATCATGCTGGATTATGAAGGCCATGTTTCTGAAGGTAGTGGAGAAAACATCTTCCTTGTAGAAGGTGACAAACTATACACTCCTACAATGGCATCATCCAACCTCAAAGGTATTACAAGGGATTCCATCATGACAATTGCCCGTGATTTAGGTTATGAAGTTATTGAAGAAACCATATCAAGAGAAAGACTGTACATCGCTGATGAAGTGTTCTTCACAGGAACCGCAGCTGAAGTAACTCCAATACGTTCTATCGATCACAGAACTATCGGAATCGGTAAAAGAGGACCGGTTTCAGAAAAAATCCAAAAAGCATTCTTTGATATCGTAGAAGCAAAAACTGAAGACAAATACGACTGGTTATCATACATCTAG
- a CDS encoding undecaprenyl-diphosphate phosphatase: MDILQAIIIGIVQGLTEFLPVSSSAHLVFIQNILGVESSLAFDTFLHLGTLIAVVWFFRYDIYKMIQSWILSVLDIVQGRFKEGFYEDPYKRLAWYVILATIPVGIVGVLFEDSVDALFAGALYVPAFFLFVTGTILYLSQRMPSGNVNYDNITKKEALFMGLGQACAILPGLSRSGTTIAAGLTIGLDKQFAAKFSFILSIPAIFGAFLLQVDEIGAAMGANFLPIFLGFLASIVAGYMAIKWMLDLIQNRNLDIFSYYCWLVGIIVFMGSIAHIF, from the coding sequence ATGGATATACTTCAGGCAATTATAATCGGTATAGTTCAGGGATTGACAGAATTCCTGCCGGTTAGTAGTTCAGCACATTTGGTGTTCATTCAAAACATTTTGGGTGTTGAAAGCTCTCTTGCTTTTGACACATTCCTTCACCTGGGAACACTGATTGCTGTAGTGTGGTTCTTCAGATATGACATATACAAGATGATTCAGTCCTGGATTTTAAGTGTTCTTGATATCGTACAGGGAAGATTCAAGGAAGGATTCTATGAGGATCCATACAAAAGGCTTGCATGGTATGTTATTCTTGCAACAATTCCTGTCGGTATTGTCGGGGTGCTCTTTGAAGATTCCGTTGATGCACTCTTTGCAGGCGCACTGTACGTTCCGGCATTCTTCCTGTTTGTCACAGGAACAATACTGTACCTGTCCCAAAGGATGCCAAGCGGAAATGTCAATTACGATAACATTACCAAAAAGGAAGCACTGTTCATGGGATTGGGTCAGGCATGTGCAATCCTGCCGGGTCTTTCAAGGTCAGGTACAACAATCGCAGCTGGTTTAACAATAGGACTTGACAAGCAGTTTGCAGCAAAATTCAGTTTCATATTGTCAATTCCGGCAATTTTTGGAGCATTCCTTCTTCAGGTCGATGAAATAGGTGCTGCAATGGGTGCTAATTTCCTGCCTATATTTTTAGGATTCCTTGCATCTATCGTTGCAGGTTATATGGCTATCAAATGGATGCTTGATTTGATACAAAACAGAAATCTGGACATATTTTCCTATTACTGCTGGCTGGTTGGTATAATAGTGTTCATGGGCTCAATCGCTCATATTTTTTAG
- the cobT gene encoding nicotinate mononucleotide-dependent phosphoribosyltransferase CobT — MIDGVTTYGSTELIEKLQEAEDDAVFLLTIGTTETSKIEGISGAGASAELTPFTPAADVEFMVLGEVRCTDTAAETVVDGAAAPTPARLTKAALQLANIPFVIIDAGSEVKPDVDYVSFGNEYGRDIRTGKGVLNPLEIFENAKDLGAELSQRHEMLIIGESIPAGTTTALGVLKALGYKANEKVSGSMPHNPHDLKSKTVDEGLKNAGITPGEADAMQAIGAVGDPTLAAVSGLVLGSDVPIILAGGTQMAASCAIIKSIQPSFDFSRLNLATTVFVAADETADLFGILEQIDDNITVNVVDPRFEESEHEGLKNYNVGFVKEGAGAGGAMFTALVLGNSVEKLRRKIEKVCK, encoded by the coding sequence ATGATTGATGGTGTGACAACTTATGGTTCAACCGAATTAATTGAAAAATTACAGGAAGCGGAAGATGATGCTGTATTTCTGCTTACAATAGGAACCACTGAAACCTCAAAAATCGAGGGAATATCCGGTGCAGGAGCAAGTGCTGAACTGACCCCATTTACCCCTGCAGCAGACGTGGAATTCATGGTATTGGGCGAGGTAAGATGCACCGATACCGCAGCGGAAACAGTGGTTGACGGAGCTGCAGCTCCAACCCCCGCAAGACTTACAAAGGCTGCGCTTCAGCTTGCTAATATCCCATTTGTCATAATCGATGCTGGAAGTGAAGTCAAGCCCGATGTTGACTATGTCAGTTTCGGAAATGAATACGGAAGAGATATAAGAACAGGTAAAGGCGTTTTAAACCCACTGGAAATATTCGAAAACGCAAAGGATTTGGGTGCGGAACTATCCCAAAGACATGAAATGCTAATCATAGGAGAAAGCATACCTGCAGGAACAACAACAGCACTGGGCGTTCTTAAGGCTTTAGGTTACAAGGCGAACGAAAAGGTGAGCGGAAGCATGCCTCACAACCCTCACGATTTAAAGTCAAAAACCGTTGATGAAGGATTGAAAAATGCTGGAATAACCCCTGGTGAAGCTGATGCAATGCAGGCAATCGGTGCGGTAGGAGATCCGACCCTTGCGGCAGTTTCAGGACTTGTCCTTGGTTCAGATGTGCCGATAATACTGGCCGGAGGAACACAGATGGCTGCATCATGTGCAATAATAAAATCAATCCAGCCAAGCTTTGACTTTTCAAGATTGAATCTGGCAACAACAGTGTTTGTTGCAGCGGATGAAACTGCAGACCTGTTTGGAATTCTAGAGCAAATTGACGACAACATTACAGTAAATGTCGTTGATCCAAGATTTGAAGAGTCCGAACATGAGGGACTTAAAAACTACAATGTCGGATTTGTAAAGGAAGGTGCAGGTGCCGGAGGAGCAATGTTTACCGCATTGGTACTTGGAAATTCCGTTGAAAAGCTAAGAAGAAAAATAGAAAAAGTTTGCAAATAG
- a CDS encoding bifunctional N(6)-L-threonylcarbamoyladenine synthase/serine/threonine protein kinase, whose translation MIILISLGIEGTAEKTGVGIVDSDGNILAMAGKQLFPEEGGIHPRIAAEHHAEWIPKLIPQAIEESGLSYDDIDLISFSQGPGLGPALRIVATSARSLALSLKKPIIGVNHCIGHVEVGKLDTGAVNPVSLYVSGGNSQVIAYESGRYRIFGETLDIAVGNCLDHFGRETGLGHPGGPVIEKLAKQGSYIDLPYIVKGMDFSFSGLLSAALREAEKGTPMEDVCFSLQETAFAMLVEVTERALSHTQKDEVMLCGGVSANSRLREMLRTMSEEHGAKFYMPEMKLCGDNGVMIAWLGLLMCNEFGPMDLKDTGIIQKFRTDEVDIPWIDNSKTYLTLPDELIAKGAESNIVKSNYLGEKAVIKDRIPKSYRIPEIDNKIRRARTKEEAKLLSDAKRAGVKTPVLYDVDLNRKAIVMEEIDGVMVKDIIDEDLSYRIGGDISKLHSANIIHGDITTSNIMLEDDNLVFIDFGLGRYSTVKEDKAVDLLVLKKSLQSIDYNLAVKYFDCVLDGYGDGSILNAISDIESRGRYTH comes from the coding sequence TTGATTATTTTGATAAGTTTGGGAATTGAAGGAACAGCAGAAAAGACAGGTGTGGGCATCGTTGACAGTGATGGAAATATTCTGGCTATGGCCGGAAAACAGCTATTTCCGGAAGAAGGTGGAATTCATCCGAGAATTGCAGCCGAACATCATGCCGAATGGATTCCTAAACTGATACCGCAGGCCATTGAGGAGTCAGGTTTGTCCTATGACGACATTGACCTGATATCATTTTCACAGGGTCCCGGTCTGGGCCCGGCATTGAGGATTGTTGCGACTTCCGCAAGAAGTCTGGCATTATCACTTAAAAAACCTATAATCGGTGTAAACCACTGTATCGGCCATGTTGAGGTTGGAAAGCTTGACACCGGTGCGGTCAATCCTGTATCTCTTTATGTCAGTGGAGGAAACAGTCAGGTTATTGCATATGAAAGCGGAAGATACAGGATTTTCGGTGAAACTTTAGACATTGCGGTAGGTAACTGCCTTGATCATTTCGGCCGTGAAACGGGTTTGGGCCATCCAGGAGGTCCGGTCATTGAAAAACTTGCAAAACAGGGCTCATACATTGATTTGCCATACATAGTTAAGGGAATGGACTTTTCATTTTCAGGACTTTTGTCTGCGGCATTGAGGGAGGCTGAAAAAGGGACCCCTATGGAGGACGTCTGCTTTTCACTTCAGGAAACCGCATTTGCGATGCTTGTTGAGGTAACCGAACGTGCACTGTCCCACACCCAAAAGGATGAGGTGATGCTGTGCGGCGGAGTCTCTGCAAACTCAAGACTGCGTGAAATGCTTAGGACAATGTCAGAGGAGCACGGTGCAAAATTCTACATGCCTGAGATGAAGCTCTGCGGTGACAATGGTGTCATGATTGCATGGCTGGGGCTTCTGATGTGCAACGAGTTCGGGCCGATGGATTTGAAGGATACCGGAATCATTCAGAAGTTCAGGACAGATGAAGTGGACATTCCATGGATCGACAATAGCAAAACCTATCTGACCCTTCCCGATGAACTGATTGCAAAGGGCGCCGAATCCAATATCGTTAAAAGCAATTATTTGGGTGAAAAAGCGGTAATCAAGGACAGAATTCCTAAAAGCTACAGGATTCCCGAAATAGATAATAAAATCAGAAGGGCAAGAACCAAAGAGGAAGCTAAACTATTGTCCGATGCCAAAAGGGCGGGAGTTAAAACTCCAGTTTTATATGATGTTGATTTAAACCGCAAGGCCATCGTCATGGAGGAAATTGATGGTGTAATGGTTAAGGACATCATTGATGAGGATCTCTCATACAGGATAGGTGGGGACATTTCAAAACTTCATAGTGCAAATATCATACATGGTGACATCACCACATCAAATATAATGCTTGAGGATGACAATCTTGTGTTCATAGACTTCGGACTTGGAAGATATTCCACTGTTAAGGAAGATAAGGCTGTAGATTTGCTTGTATTGAAAAAATCATTGCAAAGCATCGACTATAACCTTGCAGTAAAATATTTTGACTGTGTTCTGGACGGATATGGTGATGGGTCAATTTTAAATGCCATATCTGATATAGAATCCCGTGGAAGATATACTCATTAA
- a CDS encoding XTP/dITP diphosphatase — protein MITFITGNEHKVKEAENIFKDYGIELEHIDLGYEEPQGTLEEVALSGAKYASRKLDKPVIVEDAGLFIKALNGFPGTYSHYVQDTIGNQGILKLLTDTEDRYAEFRSVIGYCAPNSEPKTFLGKVEGEIAVEERGDLGFAFDPLFYVPSLDKTFGELTTEEKNQFSHRKNSLKKFIEWYSSQE, from the coding sequence ATGATAACATTTATAACTGGTAACGAACATAAAGTAAAAGAAGCAGAGAATATTTTCAAAGATTACGGCATTGAACTTGAGCATATTGATTTAGGTTACGAAGAACCCCAAGGAACTCTTGAGGAAGTGGCCTTATCAGGCGCAAAATATGCTAGTCGTAAGCTTGACAAACCTGTGATTGTAGAAGATGCTGGTTTATTCATTAAGGCTTTGAATGGATTTCCTGGAACATATTCACATTATGTTCAAGATACTATTGGAAACCAGGGAATTTTAAAGTTATTAACCGATACTGAAGACCGTTATGCCGAATTCAGGTCAGTTATTGGGTACTGTGCCCCCAATTCTGAGCCCAAGACTTTTTTAGGCAAGGTCGAAGGAGAAATCGCAGTTGAAGAAAGAGGAGATTTAGGTTTTGCTTTTGATCCGCTCTTTTATGTTCCAAGTCTCGACAAGACTTTCGGCGAACTCACAACTGAAGAGAAAAACCAGTTTTCACATAGAAAAAATTCATTAAAGAAATTTATCGAATGGTATTCTAGTCAAGAGTAA
- a CDS encoding 30S ribosomal protein S15 — translation MARPEWVTYSDEEIEEMILKFNREGKSTSEIGIILRDQYGIPSVKDVTGERITQILKRNGQAGEYPEDLMNLIRRAVNIRDHLEENPKDLHSRRGLTIIEARIRKLASYYVGEGALPEGWRYNPKEAALLVK, via the coding sequence ATGGCAAGACCAGAATGGGTAACTTACAGTGATGAAGAAATTGAAGAAATGATTTTAAAATTTAACAGAGAAGGTAAAAGTACTTCCGAAATCGGTATTATCTTAAGAGACCAATACGGAATCCCTTCAGTTAAAGATGTAACCGGTGAAAGAATCACCCAAATCTTAAAAAGAAACGGTCAAGCTGGTGAATACCCAGAAGACTTAATGAACTTAATCAGAAGAGCAGTTAACATCAGAGATCACTTAGAAGAAAACCCAAAAGATTTACACTCCAGAAGAGGATTAACTATCATTGAAGCTAGAATCAGAAAATTAGCATCTTACTATGTAGGTGAAGGTGCACTTCCTGAAGGTTGGAGATATAATCCAAAAGAAGCAGCACTCCTTGTTAAATAG
- a CDS encoding DHH family phosphoesterase: MLNRASEASNMLKEHIDNDSVIRLISHNDADGISAAAVIANALKEEGVQFHTSIVPRLKEDMVNQLRSEKYDLFIFSDMGSPFIKEFNTYKHDVIVADHHQVDGTESESNVIHINPHLFGIDGSRDLCGAGTAYLAVRDLDKKHFAYFALTGAFGDMQGQDGFTGVNKLILDDALESGTVEIHEGLKIVSKASEPIFKSLAYTFSPPLPGISGDLEGAQEFLEKMNLSYGIKFTDLEDEEKDLLKEALISINPDIFGDCYTLPKETAVLQDLEEYSYILDACGKNKKQGLGLSIALGERDQALDTALRLQRQYRDQIVKGLEWIKREGAQQLNAIQYLYSEDKVLKAVMGTIASIGLSVQLLDNSKPVIGMSRLHNDIKVSGRTTRPMVDSGVDLGKALRDSSNNFMGNGGGHDIAAGAMIPYEAKDQFLHLVDEMVEYQLSND, from the coding sequence TTGTTAAATAGGGCTAGTGAAGCTAGCAATATGCTTAAGGAGCATATTGACAATGATAGCGTTATAAGATTAATTTCTCATAACGATGCTGATGGTATATCAGCTGCAGCAGTTATAGCTAATGCTCTCAAAGAGGAAGGAGTTCAATTCCACACTTCAATAGTACCACGTCTAAAGGAAGATATGGTAAATCAGCTCAGAAGTGAAAAATATGATTTATTTATATTTTCTGACATGGGAAGTCCATTCATTAAGGAATTCAACACCTATAAGCATGATGTTATAGTTGCTGACCACCACCAGGTGGATGGCACTGAATCCGAAAGCAATGTCATCCATATCAACCCTCATTTGTTTGGAATTGACGGAAGTCGTGATTTGTGCGGTGCAGGTACTGCATATCTCGCCGTTCGTGACCTGGACAAAAAACATTTCGCTTATTTTGCGCTTACCGGTGCATTTGGTGACATGCAAGGTCAGGATGGTTTTACAGGTGTAAACAAACTTATTTTGGATGATGCCCTTGAAAGCGGCACTGTTGAAATTCATGAAGGATTGAAAATAGTGTCAAAGGCATCAGAACCTATATTCAAGTCACTTGCATATACTTTCTCACCTCCACTCCCTGGTATCAGCGGAGATTTGGAAGGTGCCCAGGAGTTTCTTGAAAAGATGAACCTGTCCTACGGCATTAAGTTCACAGACCTTGAGGATGAGGAAAAGGATCTTTTAAAGGAAGCTCTTATCAGCATTAACCCCGATATATTCGGAGACTGTTATACATTGCCTAAGGAAACTGCAGTGTTGCAGGACTTGGAGGAATACTCATATATTCTTGATGCATGTGGTAAGAACAAAAAACAAGGATTGGGATTAAGCATTGCACTTGGAGAGCGTGATCAGGCTTTGGATACAGCTTTAAGGCTCCAGCGCCAGTACCGTGACCAGATAGTCAAGGGTCTTGAATGGATCAAGCGTGAAGGTGCCCAGCAATTGAATGCTATCCAATATCTGTATTCCGAAGACAAGGTCCTCAAGGCAGTGATGGGTACAATTGCAAGTATCGGTTTGTCCGTCCAATTGCTGGACAATTCAAAACCGGTCATAGGAATGTCCCGTCTGCACAATGACATCAAGGTTTCCGGACGTACCACACGCCCTATGGTGGACAGTGGTGTGGATTTGGGCAAGGCTCTTAGGGACTCTTCAAACAACTTCATGGGAAATGGTGGAGGACATGACATTGCAGCTGGTGCGATGATACCGTATGAGGCTAAAGATCAATTCCTACACTTAGTGGATGAGATGGTTGAATATCAGTTAAGTAATGATTAA
- a CDS encoding aconitase X catalytic domain-containing protein translates to MYLTKKEQEMCDGEYGETIRKSMDILVALGDIYGASKLVDITSAQVSGVSYKTIGEAGLEYLQDLARDGSGKATINASLNPPGTDLDNWKELGFPEYFAIKQNEIVDAYADLGISKTCTCTPYLVGNVPRFRDHVSWSESSAVAYVNSVIGARTNREGGPAALAAAIVGKTPLYGFHLDENRGANLVVNVSCELKGADFGALGYIIGKVVGGGVPYFKLQNTPNNNNLKTLGAALASSGSVALYHIEDVTPEFDSNNVEEIEDIMFISEKEISETRENLTTTDREIDLVCLGCPHASLEEIKEVAEIVRGKTIKNKLWICTSVSVKATADRMGYTKTIEAAGGNIVCDTCMVVAPIEEMGFEVIGVNSAKAANYVPSMCGLDVVYNDVENLIRFE, encoded by the coding sequence ATGTATTTGACAAAAAAAGAACAGGAAATGTGTGATGGGGAATATGGTGAAACCATCCGTAAAAGCATGGACATCCTGGTTGCACTCGGTGATATCTACGGCGCATCCAAGCTTGTGGACATCACTTCAGCACAGGTATCAGGTGTTTCCTACAAGACAATCGGTGAGGCAGGTCTTGAATATCTTCAGGATTTGGCTCGTGACGGTTCAGGAAAGGCAACAATAAATGCATCACTGAATCCTCCTGGAACCGATTTGGACAATTGGAAGGAACTCGGTTTTCCTGAATACTTTGCAATAAAGCAGAATGAAATTGTCGATGCCTATGCGGATTTGGGAATTTCCAAGACATGTACATGCACTCCTTATCTTGTTGGAAATGTGCCAAGGTTCAGGGACCATGTCTCATGGTCAGAATCATCTGCTGTGGCTTATGTGAACTCCGTAATCGGTGCACGTACAAATCGTGAGGGAGGACCTGCTGCTTTGGCGGCGGCCATTGTTGGAAAAACTCCTCTTTACGGATTCCACTTGGATGAAAATCGTGGCGCAAACCTTGTTGTAAACGTCAGCTGTGAGTTGAAAGGTGCCGATTTCGGTGCTTTGGGCTACATCATCGGTAAGGTTGTGGGAGGTGGAGTTCCATACTTCAAGCTCCAGAACACTCCAAACAACAATAACCTGAAGACTTTGGGTGCTGCACTTGCATCCTCAGGTTCAGTAGCGCTTTACCATATTGAAGACGTGACTCCCGAGTTTGATTCAAACAATGTTGAGGAAATCGAGGACATAATGTTTATCTCCGAAAAGGAGATTTCCGAGACAAGAGAGAATCTCACAACTACAGACAGGGAAATTGATCTTGTATGTCTGGGCTGTCCTCACGCTTCACTTGAAGAGATTAAGGAAGTCGCTGAAATCGTAAGGGGCAAAACCATCAAAAACAAGCTATGGATTTGTACTTCAGTAAGCGTTAAGGCAACAGCCGACAGGATGGGCTACACTAAGACAATCGAAGCTGCAGGCGGAAACATCGTATGTGACACATGTATGGTAGTGGCTCCAATCGAGGAGATGGGCTTTGAGGTCATCGGTGTCAACTCCGCAAAGGCGGCAAACTATGTTCCATCAATGTGTGGACTTGATGTTGTATATAATGATGTAGAAAATCTTATTCGTTTCGAATAA